The Magnetococcales bacterium genomic interval GAACTCGTCACAAAACGCGACCTTCAAGTTGAACTGGCTCCTCTCAAGTGGGGTGCAGCCATCACCGTTGGCGGCGTCATCACGCTCATTCTGAAATCCTTCCTGCCGCACTGATCCCCCCTGCTGTTCTCAACAGAAAAACACCACCACCACCACGCCACCCCTGACGATGGGGAGGGGTTGGGGTAGGTATTCTCTCTCTCTGTTCTGTATCTGCTGCGTTTCATGTAACGGGGTGAAACGGTTCCTGTAACGGTTCCTGCCAGGGTGAATCTCTTCCTTGGAGGGAATCGGCATCTTGGGTGCATGTGTGACCGCCAGGGGGTGGTACTAAACACCTCTCCCTTGACGTTGGAGGATCGAGGAATCCGTGGAGGCATCACCCCCTGGCGGGAGAATCCAGGCATGTCAGGGATTTGACCGGATCGGGAATTTTTTTCGGTTGATTGCTATTTGATTGCTGGAACAAAAACGGCCACCTTGAGAGTGGCCGTAAATGTTTGATTTAATTGGTGGAGCATGTGATACACCGTCAAACTCATTCTCTGTGACGTATTGTAACGAGCAAAAAGTAAGCTGGAGAAATCGTT includes:
- a CDS encoding DUF1640 domain-containing protein — its product is MATVTFDSLELVDRLKAAGFQAEQAEEVIRVIATAQNELVTKRDLQVELAPLKWGAAITVGGVITLILKSFLPH